tgtgtataacccttgtgtgtgtagaaagtattctacacagggaatagttgaatcaccacgtgtaaagtgattgcaagtgtagagggtgttctacacggatcctttgtagcggtgttgttcaaaggtgtaataggtttctatctccacctgaaggaggttgaatagtgaatttgggaatcctcaaggggtagcttgaggcgaggacgtaggcagtggggccgaacctcgttaacatactgagtttgcttctctcttacccttactctttatatttattgttatttcatattttgtttatattttatattatatatttgatttataattgttattttttttaatacaactcaattcaccccccctcttgtgttagtcatctgggcaacaagtaatatgaaataataaaataaaaatttgctccttaaatagtaataagcgAATTTCGTTTTACTTTTGCATATACTACAGCTCAAAGCCAATAAATTTGAGTTTGCATAAACCATTGCAAGCAACTTTTCAACTCTAATAGCTAAATGAGACTTTATTTTAACATTTAGATAATCCATTAAGGATGCTCTTAGTACATTAGTATTCATAGATAATTTTTAACCCCTCAACTGTTTTGCTCCTTCACGATGATCAGTCACTTTCATATGACATCTCTCATGTGAAATTTCTTGTGCATGGGTTTGCAAAACAAAGctacatgtttttttttaatatatatgaaagaTGAGGGTTTTAAACTCCATACTTTCATTTTGGAGACTAAAAGTTATGTCATAGGCAACAGGACTTTGACACTAAGCTACATACTTAGATGTTAATCCGCAtattactctctctctttctctctcacacacattAACAAATCCATTTTAACAAGAGAGAGATAATCTTCTTGCAATGCTTGGAtaacaaatattcaaacaaTGATCAATTCAACAATCTCTAcgaataaattatttaactgCATTGATTGTTTTAAAGAGAATCTCTATCCATATATATAACCGATTGAAATAAAAATCTCTATGCGTCAAGAGTAGTACCGAAACCTAACCATGCTTGCTCAATATATAGCTGCGATCGACTATAAAATAAGAAGTTTGCTAAAAACTCATTGCTTCTTCAATTTCATCCGCTTggcttatatatgtatatacacacaatgagagagagagagagagagagagagagagagagagagagagagagagagacgtctAACACACATATCTAAACAAGTGAAGGTGACAATAGttttgatatatataggagtatgcATTAATCGacaataattttgatatatatatatataggcgtatgcattaatcttatgttttaaaaattgggcAAATTGAGAAATATCATAGGACGTTGTGGTTCAACTGCTTTCCAGCTACATTTAACTGTCCCAAGTTCCCAACTCAAATAGACTCCAAGTTGTCatagcaaaatatataataggaaaatattaaatatacttaaaaaattaaaaaaataaatcttataaataataatataaataaagcaAGTCTCTATAACACTAATCTTtttccatataatatataatacgaATCACGCGTTTCGCAATTAATTCCTCGAGAGTCGAGTCCTTTTCTCAATCTATTGCTTCCTTTGTTTTAAGCCACAAGTTGGCTACCTGCCTTCCCAAAACCAGAGCACGCGTTTCCAAGTATAATGCCCACACGCTAGTATCCATCCCCGTTGCCAACACTCGATAATTTACTTTtagagtaattttatataaattataaaatatataaatattgtataattatttaaaaaaaaagagatatataattaaaatgttaatttttttatataaattttgtattaatttatttttaaaaaaaattacaaaatatttaaataatcaagattgtaaatattatttacttttattggTTTAAATCCGGACGTGTCAAAATGTTATTACTTTCCAACGATTGACCAATCACACTTATCAGTGCCTTGGCACATCATGTGGAAGTAAAATATCTTTTGGTGATCTTGACACTCAATGCCTCCAAACGCGTACACCCAACCGCGTGGACCTTTGCATTCAAGTACATATCTTAATgcatatataaatagaaaaatttttttatcattctcatactttatacataatatttattttattttttttaatttatttataataaatatgtatcacatatcatatttattttattttatttataatataaatattttattttttttatttatttataataaatatgtatcacatatcatattttttttattttttttataataaatatatagtatgcaaataataaatagaataatttaattaatttaataaaaataaaataaaataaaaaataaaaaaataaaaaataatattttaatatataaaatatatagtataggaTAATGAATCACCAGTATAAATAAGCCCACCGATCGGATGCTATGAATATTTCTCTTTCTCCGTCTCCGTGCCTCTGTTCTTTGTATTGGCGTCGAGAAACTCGAGCAGGTCTTCCACTCTGTAGCCTGTACGCATTCCATGGACGAGGTCAAGAACATCTTCAACAAGTTCGACAAGAACGGTGACGGTAAGATATCGTGCGATGAGCTCAAAGACATTATCCATGCTCTCGGGTCGAGAACCTCGTCCGTCGACGAGGTCAAGCGCATAATGTCCGAGGTCGACAAGGACGGCGACGGTTTCATCGACCTCGACGAGTTTGTGGAGTTCCACTTCGGCGGATCGTCGTCGGGCTCCACACAGGACTCCACCAGGGAGCTCCGCGACGCGTTCGAATTGTACGACCTCGACAAGGATGGGCTAATCTCAGCCAGCGAGCTCCACTCGGTGCTGAAGCGTCTTGGTGAGAAGTGCACGATGGTAGACTGTTGCAAGATGATCAGGGCCGTCGATACCGACGGCGATGCCCACGTGAACTTCGAGGaattcaagaaaatgatgaaacgTGCTTAGATCGATCGTCTCTGAAGCAAAGGGAGGTTATATGTATTcatcatgaaaaatattctaaaaatatttagcaTATATTAGAGATATGCTAGATTAACGTAGTTTAGTTTggacttgtaatattttcccGTTTTCCGACACTATTCTAGATAGCTGCTTGATCAGTGAAGTTGTGAAAGCAGCGAAAATAGGAATGGAACGTCCTAGCTAGCTAAGGTAGGTTTGCTTGGATATGAATGTTCATATGCATGGCTGTTTCCTTTTTAGTGTTAATTAAAGGCACCTTCGAAATTGTTGTTGGaatatagaaaatcatatagaGAAATAAGAGTTGAAATCTCTGGAGTAAAGAGAAGTCTTCTGCTGAattctttcctttttgattccgttcttatgttttttttcttttcttgcttcTATGGCATCCTCTGAAACACTTTATGAAAACTCTTCTATGGTGAATCCTTGTGATGATTCCTCAAGCCAGTACTATCTTCATCCTTCTAACAATACAGGAGCACTTCTTGTAACTGAAATCTTTACAGGTGAGAATTATATTGCAAGTAGTCGATTTATTTCAATTGCACTCACTGTCAAgaataaaatctccttcattgATAGAACTTTACTTCAACCTAGAATTGATGCTAATCCTAAGTTTCGAATTGCTTGGGTAAGAGCCAACAATATGGTGTTACCATGGTTAATGAACTCAATCTCCAAACTTGATTTTACAACTGCTTTGGATATTTGGGAGGAACTTAAGACAATATATCTTAGAAGTGATGTTCCGAAAAAAATCCCTCAGTTCTATGTTTCAAAGTTCTACAACTATTACTGAGTATTTCAATGAGTTTAAAGCCTTATGGGATGAATATATCAGCTGTAGACCTATTCCAAGTTATAAATGTGGAGATCTTAGTAGGAATCTTACAGATTGACAACAGTCTAATTTTGTAATCAAATTCTTGGTTGGATTGCATGATTCATACTCAGCTATCAGGATTCCATTACTCCTTCAATCCCCTCTACCATCAATGAACAAAGTATTTTCTTTGCTACTATAAGAAGAAAGTCAAATATCTCTAACAGTGTTGGAATTTCCCTGGATTCTCAAGTCATGGTTGCTGCTCAACCACAAAGACAATCATCTACTAGTGCTAGATACACGAAGTAGAAAGGAAAAACATATTTGGTCTGTTCTCATTGTGGCTGATCTGGCTATCTTGTAGACAAATGTTTTCAACTCATTGGATACCCTATTGGATGGAAAGGTCCTGAAGGGAAAAGATCTCTCAATGTACAATATGGAAATCTATCATATGCAAAACCCATTGCAAACAATGCATCCTATTGGAACAAAATTCAAGTATTTCCAATATGGTATTTTCTCGAGcaaataaaaaatctgcttaCCCGAGAAAATAGCCTATCCAACTCAAATCTTAATACTGATTCCACAGCTAATGTTGCCTCCACTTCAGGTATATCTTCTTCTTgtcatattgtttcttcttcaAAGAACTCATACACTTGGATTCTTGACACAGGAGCaatagatcatatgatctgttctcCCCATCTTTTTGATTCCATAAGCGTACTCAACAACCCTTCTAAACTCTATCTACCAAACGGACAATGTATTCCTATTGTTTTCTCTGGAAATGTCACATTTTCTTCTAACATAACCCTACAAAATGCATTGTTTGTTCATTCTTTGAATATCAATCTGATTTCTGCTTCAAGATTGACTAAAGATAATTCTATTGGATTGTTCTTTATTCAATCCAAATGCATTTTGCAGGACTTGAGTAAATGAACGATGATTAAGCTTGCTGAAGTCAAATATGGTTTATACCACTTATCTTTTTTGCTTCAAATAAATATGCAATGTTTGATATATTGGTTCTTCTTCTAGTGCCTTAGTTCAATCATGTAATAGCAATCCTCACATATGACATCTTAGATTAGGACATGTTCCATCTATAAGATTACAGATAATTAGTAATCTTGATCCCTTTTGTAAAAGCTTCTCCAAATCATGTATGTGAAATATGCCCACTAGCTAGACAAAAGAAGCTTCCTTATCTTGTATCAAACagtcaattaaataaaaattttcaattagtTCATATTGACATTTGGGGTCCCTTTTCTATAGTTTCTTATTCTGTATATAGCTATTTTCTTGCAATCATAGATGATCATACTCGTTTTACTTGGCTATATCTCATGAAAACAAAATCTGATACAAGATCTATACTCACCAGTTTCATCAAATATGTTCAAACTCAATTCAACACAAATATTCAAACTCTTCGAACAGATAATGGTAAGGAGTTTTACATGCCTCTTTTCTATCAAGAGCATGAAATAATATATCAATTATCGTGTGTTAAATCTCCACAATAGAATGGCAAGGTTGAAAGAAAGTATCAACACCTACTAAATATTGCTAGAGTCCTTTTATTTTAAAGCAATTTACCTTTATCCTATTGGACATATTGTGTTCTAACAACTACCCATCTTATTAATTGTACTCCTtcaatcttaaataatcaatcACCATACTATCTCTTATTCAACAAACAACCAAGTTACAAATACCTCAAAGTATTTGGATGTTTGTGTTTTGCAAGCAGACTTAAAAATAATCAAGGTAAGTTTTCACCTAAAGCTTCCAAATGCATCTTTCTTGGTTATCTACCAAATGTCAAAAGAAACAAAGTACTTGAGATACTTACCCTCAAAACCTTCATATCCAGAAATGTCATATTTCATTaatccatttttccatctatccctaattctatttatatactatttatCTTTTCTAATTTTCCTTAAACATATGACTACCTTACTACAAAAAAATTTCCTTCAACTTTTACAGAAAATTCTACTTCAACTTCTACAGAAAATTCTGCTTCATTACCATcttcaaatattacaaatccATTACCTACAAATCTAAGAAGAACTGAAAAAAATTTGACATTCTCCTCAATATTTGTAGAACTATTATTGTGGTACTTTGACTAAAAGAATTTCAACAGCTCATGGACCTCCTGACTATCCTTCTTCAAGTAAACCTTACTCAATTCTgcctttcattttttattctaaacttTCCCATAATCACAAGCCTTTATTCATGTTGTCTCATCTATATTTGAATCTAGAACTTTTATACAAGCCATCTCACAACCTCAATGGCAACAAGCTATGGCATATGAGATTAAAGCccttgaaattaataaaacttggGAATTTGCAATTTTCCTCATAACAAAACAGTAATAGGTTGCAAATGGATCTATCGCATAAACTTTAAGGCTAATGGCACATTGGATAGATATAAAGTAAGATTGGTAGCAAAGGGCTACACTCAACAAGAGGGACTTGATTTTTTTGACACTTTTTCACTTGTTGCTAAAATGACAACAATGAGAACTTTACTAGCTATAGCCGCATCAAACAATTGGTATTTACATCAACTTgatgtaaataatatttttttgcatGGAGACTTAAATGAATAAGTATATATGCAGCTACCACTTGATTTCTTTACACCTAATGAACCTATAGTATGCAAATTCAAAAAGAGTTtatatggcctcaaacaagcttCAAGACAGTGGTTTTCAAAACTGTCCACTTCATTACTTCAATTTGGTTTCACTCAAGGAAAGTCAAATTCATctctttttatcaagaaaactgAAAATAGTTTCACTGCTctattgatatatgttgatAATGTTATTATTGCTTCCAACAACTTAGAGCTTATATTTGCTGTAAAGGATTTTATGCATAAATCTTTTACAATAAAAGACTTGGGTGAATTGAAGTATTTTTTGGGGATTGAGGTAGCTAGGTCAGCTAAAGGCATTACTTTATGTCAAAGAAAGTATGCCCTCGATATTCTACAAGATAATGACTTTTCTGGATGTAAACCAGCTGCTTTTCCTATGGAATCGACCTTAAAGTCGACTACAAATGACTCATCAGATCCTTTACCTGATCCAGCATCTTATAGAAGACTAGTGGGTCGATTATTGTATCTAACAATTACTAGGCCTATTTTTGCTTATTCAGTATAGGCATTGAGTAAATTTATGGCTAATCCTTGACCTTCCATATCAAGGCAGTTAAGAGAGTCCTCATATACATCAAGGAAACACCAACTCAAGGAATTTTCTTATTTGCTAAATCTACATTACATCTAAAGGCTTAATCAAACAGTGATTGGTGCGGCTACATTGATACAAGAAAAAGTATCACTGGCTTTGCAAAATTAGGAGATTCTCTCATCTcttggaaataaaaaaaagcaaCCCACAATTAGTAGGTCCTCTGCGGAATCTGATTATTGAGCATTGGCATCAACTACTTGTGAACTTCAATGGTTAAAATACCTACTGTCTGATTTAAACATTGAGCATACTCAAGCTGCACTGCTATATACAAACAGCGAACCTGCTTCTAAGATTGCATCAATCCAGTACACCACGAGAGGACAAACCATATCCAATTGGACTGCCATTTAGTTCAAGAAAAACTACATGAAGGTCTTATAAAGATCATTCAAATTCTTTCCAGATTTCAAATAGTAGATATATTAACTAAGCCTCTTGGTTCTCTCAATTTTCATCACTTTATTTACAAGATGagattaattaatatacattctCATCTTAGGGGGATGTTGGaatatagaaaatcatatagaGAAATTAGAGTTAAAATTTCTAGAAGCCAAACAGAGAGcttcatatataaataagcaGTTAAGTTGGTTAAGTAAGTGATATAATAGGGTAAATGCAGtgtataaatagaatttttgtacAGTTTTATCTGAATGAAAGTAATGAGAATTATTCAAGTCTACATTCATATAATCCTCTATTTTCGAGTCGTACATATTATAGAATTTTACATATTGTAGAAAGCGTTtactgtaaaaaataataataataataataacactgTGAGGAGATGTTGGAATGTGAATGCCGTAATGATTAGGAGGTAGATTGTTATTGTGGGATGGACGTGCGGATGATATTGAACGCCACAGCTTTGCATGCGCGGACCCAATTATAgcacaattaattaattgtataaATACATTACATAGATccttaagtttttattttatttttttataaaaaggtaGACTATAAGCTGCCACACTTTCCTTTAGATTTCAATGAAACAGCTGCGATGAAGCACGACTAGTCTAGTACCCTATCACAATAACACCGCCCATTACAAGCACTCTAGCTATTAAGTGACCGTAGCTAGGAAATAAACATTTTTCCCTTTGTATTTCCTACCAAAATTGGTGATGACGGTACTAACATTAATTTAAATTCTAAATGTgatattagaaatttagaattgAGTTTGTAGTTTTCTTTGACGTCAATTGAAAATGTAGGGTATAAGTCATATATTTTACTCGGTGGTGAAAGAATATTAGTTCCTCCATGAGAATTTATTTCTCGTTTTTTAAAGTTGAAGCTAGACTTGAATTAATTAAGCACGTACGGTCGGCGCTGTTTCACTCGAGGCAATGGCTAGAGCGCAGTACTTGGACTCAACACATCACATTCATCAGAACATTATAAATATCGCAAATAAATGGGAATGACCGACATAGCTGGAGTATGAACACCACACAACCATTTGGTCATGATCATCCATTATTTTGTATTGGGAAAATCCCACAGACCATTATCGAAAGAGAAATCAGCCCCAGTGCTAATCGAGTCATCCCCGTCAAAAGTGGCCCCAACAAAGTGTGCTTCGGTCAGTAAAGTTTTGTTCGCCCAAATATTCAGCTCTTGATCATCAACCCCACTTATGGTACTACATGCGGCTCTTTGGATATCCCCTTCTCAttcatttaaaaagatttttctCCCAAATATTCGTCTCTTGATCATCAAACCCACTTATGCTCCACGCGGCTATTTGGATATCACCTCCACagtcatttaaaacatttttctcCCAAAGATTCTGCTCTTTATCAAGCTCACTAGTTATGGTGCATGTGGTTCTTTGAACATCACTAATTTCACAGTCATCTAACATGTTTTTCCACCAAAGATCTGGGCTCTTCATCAAGCTCACTCAAGCTCACTTATTGTACATGTAGTTCTTTCGTTGCCTTGGAAGTTATCTAATTAACTGCGCTGTCCACCTTTGACATGTATTCACCGTCGACGACGTCATTGTTGGATAAATGTTTCTAATTACATCATCCTTTGGACGAAAGCTGGTTTCTTTGATTGTAGTTTCCCACTTAAAGAATGGAAATATTTAATAGATAATACTATTCAGTCCAACGTTCATCACTGGGCATACTGCTAGTACAAGAAAAAGTTTATCTttcatatagatatatatttatacattttttgaagtgttatatatatatatatatattaccaaaaaatataataaaataaaatgtctatGAAATATAAGCTTTATATTAAGTTTTTACAGTATATGTTTTTctgctttttctatttttacacgtgtatatatatagaaaggtGGTTAGCTTACTATTAATGTATTTGACCGGTGAGAGTTGAGGATAGTTTTGTATATAAAGCAGACTTGTAATTACATTTGGGAATACAATAcacataatcattttttttcttctctggaAATTAGATTTCTTGATATGGTATTAGAGAGAAATTAGGTTTTTTTCTAATTTCCTCTCTCGATTGTGGCTGATTCTCCTCTTGCTAATAATTCCGTTGTGAATGTTGAGTCTGATCCCTATAGTCCTTAGTTCCTCATTACTGTTGATCATCCTGGTGTGTTTTTGGTAACTGAGAAATTAAGTAACAACAATTACCATTCTTGGTCTCACTCAATGCTCCTTTCTTTAAAGGCGCGAAATAAGCTCGGCTTCATTGATGGATCTCTTCCTGTTCCAGGCATAGCTGCTGCTCTGTTTTCTTCTTGGAGTAAATGTGACACAATTGTGCTGTCTTGGCTCCTTAATTCTTTGTCTTCGAAAATTGCTCAAAGTGTTATTTACATTGAATCCTCTCGTGCAATGTGGCTGGAGTTGAAGGAGCATTTTTCACAAGGCGATGGACCTCGGATTTTTGAATTACAGACTGCAATCTCTGCTCTTCGTCAAGAACAGAATGATGTTAGCACATATTTCACAGATTTAAAGGTACTATGGGATGAACTCTTGAATTATCAACCATTACCTATCTGTCATTGTCATGGCTGCAAGTGCAATTCCTCAAAGATTTTTGCTGCCTATCATCACCAGACTTATGTCATGACTTTTCTAATGGGACTTATACTGTTTTTGAAA
The genomic region above belongs to Carya illinoinensis cultivar Pawnee chromosome 4, C.illinoinensisPawnee_v1, whole genome shotgun sequence and contains:
- the LOC122306767 gene encoding calcium-binding protein CML24-like — its product is MDEVKNIFNKFDKNGDGKISCDELKDIIHALGSRTSSVDEVKRIMSEVDKDGDGFIDLDEFVEFHFGGSSSGSTQDSTRELRDAFELYDLDKDGLISASELHSVLKRLGEKCTMVDCCKMIRAVDTDGDAHVNFEEFKKMMKRA